The Nocardia higoensis genome has a segment encoding these proteins:
- a CDS encoding type II toxin-antitoxin system prevent-host-death family antitoxin produces the protein MSITEARANLAAVLDRVTDDLEEVVITRAGHEPAVVISLREYEALKETAYLLGTPANARHLERSLAEHRGGEAVAHELIPVDDE, from the coding sequence ATGAGTATTACCGAGGCGCGCGCCAACCTGGCGGCTGTACTCGATCGGGTGACCGATGACTTGGAAGAAGTCGTCATCACCCGAGCGGGTCATGAACCAGCTGTGGTCATCTCGCTGCGCGAATACGAAGCCCTGAAGGAAACGGCGTACCTGCTCGGCACGCCGGCCAACGCCCGTCATCTGGAGCGTTCACTCGCTGAGCATCGAGGCGGGGAGGCAGTCGCGCACGAACTGATTCCCGTGGACGACGAGTGA
- a CDS encoding Txe/YoeB family addiction module toxin, with product MKITFTSAAWEDYLWWQAQDRQVLKRLNRLIDDISRNGHEGIGKPEPLRQNLSGYWSRRVTSEHRVVYAIEDDTVIIVACRFHYGE from the coding sequence GTGAAGATCACGTTCACATCGGCTGCCTGGGAGGACTACCTCTGGTGGCAGGCCCAGGACCGGCAGGTTCTGAAGCGCCTCAACCGACTGATCGACGACATCTCTCGCAACGGCCATGAAGGCATCGGGAAACCGGAGCCGTTGCGCCAGAACCTCTCCGGGTACTGGTCCAGACGGGTGACCAGCGAACACCGTGTCGTCTACGCCATCGAAGACGACACGGTGATCATCGTCGCCTGTCGCTTCCACTACGGAGAGTGA
- a CDS encoding cupin domain-containing protein: protein MTDDRPAPAAALDLRPHPEGGWYRETWRSPVEFTPNGYPGPRAAATAILFLLMPGEHSAPHTVRSDELWFWHDGGPLVLEIGERQVVLGPDLAAGQQPQVIVPGGISQSARPLDDRHVLVSCVVAPGFDFADFRLD, encoded by the coding sequence ATGACCGATGATCGTCCGGCCCCGGCCGCCGCTCTCGACCTACGCCCGCACCCCGAAGGGGGCTGGTACCGCGAAACCTGGCGCAGTCCTGTCGAATTCACCCCGAACGGCTATCCCGGCCCGCGCGCCGCCGCCACCGCGATCCTGTTCCTGCTGATGCCCGGCGAACACTCCGCACCGCACACGGTCCGCTCGGACGAACTGTGGTTCTGGCACGACGGCGGTCCGCTCGTGCTCGAGATCGGTGAACGCCAGGTCGTTCTCGGCCCAGATCTCGCGGCGGGCCAGCAGCCGCAGGTGATCGTGCCGGGCGGCATCAGCCAGTCGGCCCGACCCCTTGACGACCGGCACGTCCTGGTGAGCTGCGTCGTCGCGCCGGGTTTCGACTTCGCCGACTTCCGGCTCGATTGA
- a CDS encoding acyl-CoA dehydrogenase family protein, which translates to MSLDETERREFADSVRALLTKHAKPESVRAAMDTDLGYDPALWRLLCEQIGVAALAIPEEYGGVGASLVESLLVVGELGRTLAGVPMLGSAVLGVQALLLSGDTEACERLLPEVAEGSRTLAVCWAGPRGWDEPGVRAEGDTLDGTAHYVLDATGAGTLIVVTATGWFEVDADAEGVTRRTVPALDPTRKLSEVSFASVPARRLGAGDCAELTRKLREIAWAALAAEQVGAARRCLETTVEYTKSRVQFGRVIGSFQALKHRMADMYVLVESAESVSRLATESLATGAASAAEDVWVARTHCSRAFTDVVAETVQLHGGIAITWEHDAHLFFKRAHGDAQLFGAARRPAAA; encoded by the coding sequence ATGAGCCTCGACGAGACCGAACGCAGAGAATTCGCCGATTCGGTGCGCGCGCTGCTGACCAAGCACGCCAAGCCGGAATCGGTGCGCGCGGCCATGGACACCGACCTCGGCTATGACCCCGCCCTGTGGCGGCTGCTGTGCGAACAGATCGGCGTGGCCGCGCTGGCGATCCCCGAGGAATACGGTGGCGTCGGCGCGAGCCTGGTCGAATCCCTGCTCGTGGTGGGCGAACTCGGCCGCACGCTGGCCGGGGTACCGATGCTGGGCTCGGCGGTGCTCGGTGTGCAGGCGCTGCTGCTGTCCGGCGACACCGAGGCCTGTGAACGGCTGCTGCCCGAGGTCGCCGAAGGTTCGCGCACCCTCGCGGTGTGCTGGGCCGGGCCGCGCGGCTGGGACGAACCGGGGGTGCGCGCTGAGGGCGACACCCTCGACGGCACCGCCCACTACGTGCTCGACGCGACCGGCGCGGGCACGCTGATCGTGGTCACCGCGACCGGCTGGTTCGAGGTCGACGCCGACGCCGAGGGCGTCACCCGGCGGACGGTGCCCGCTCTCGATCCGACGCGCAAGCTCTCCGAAGTGAGCTTCGCGTCGGTGCCCGCCCGCCGCCTCGGCGCCGGCGATTGCGCCGAACTCACTCGCAAGCTGCGCGAGATCGCGTGGGCCGCTCTTGCCGCCGAACAGGTCGGCGCGGCCCGGCGCTGTCTCGAGACGACGGTGGAATACACCAAGTCCCGCGTGCAGTTCGGCCGGGTGATCGGCAGTTTCCAGGCCCTCAAGCACCGCATGGCCGACATGTACGTCCTGGTGGAATCGGCGGAATCGGTGTCACGACTGGCCACCGAATCGCTGGCGACCGGCGCCGCCTCGGCCGCCGAGGATGTCTGGGTCGCGCGCACGCACTGCTCGCGGGCCTTCACCGACGTGGTCGCCGAGACGGTGCAATTGCACGGCGGCATCGCGATCACTTGGGAACACGACGCGCATCTGTTCTTCAAGCGCGCCCACGGCGACGCCCAGCTGTTCGGCGCGGCGCGGCGGCCCGCGGCGGCCTGA
- a CDS encoding acyl-CoA dehydrogenase family protein codes for MRFALSPEQLDFAGSVRKLLDSGRAPAAVRAWSAGDRAPGRALIGQLAEQGVLGLAIGEDHDGAAAEPIDLVVAFVELGRAAAPGPLAESAAAIPALLQSLPDSGPAQRWLPGIAAGSTLGTVAFAEPGGRAVAVDADEAELVLLVSGDTLSVGTPGAAIRSIDPARRLFTVEAGEIVAEGEQVRTAAARAFDAGVLASAAQQWGAGRALLHAATEYAKQRKQFGKPIGEFQAVKQKLADVLIALDLAEPLLHRAALTFEDPTRSRDVSAAAVACDEAAYSAARAALQVHGAIGYTAEYDLSLWLTRVTALRSAWGTAAAHRARIAAELRRERGIA; via the coding sequence ATGAGGTTCGCGCTCAGCCCCGAACAGCTCGACTTCGCAGGCAGCGTGCGCAAACTGCTCGACAGCGGGCGCGCGCCCGCGGCGGTGCGTGCGTGGTCGGCCGGTGACCGCGCGCCCGGTCGCGCGCTGATCGGCCAGCTCGCCGAACAGGGCGTGCTCGGCCTGGCGATCGGCGAGGATCACGACGGCGCGGCCGCGGAGCCGATCGACCTGGTGGTCGCCTTCGTCGAACTCGGCCGCGCCGCCGCGCCCGGCCCGCTTGCCGAGAGCGCCGCCGCCATTCCCGCACTGCTGCAATCGCTTCCGGATTCCGGGCCCGCGCAACGTTGGCTGCCCGGCATCGCCGCTGGATCGACACTGGGCACCGTCGCGTTCGCCGAGCCGGGCGGCCGGGCCGTCGCGGTCGACGCCGACGAGGCCGAGCTGGTTCTGCTCGTCTCCGGCGACACCCTCTCGGTGGGCACGCCCGGCGCGGCGATCCGCTCGATCGACCCGGCCCGCCGGTTGTTCACCGTCGAGGCGGGCGAGATCGTGGCCGAGGGCGAGCAGGTGCGTACGGCCGCGGCCCGCGCGTTCGACGCCGGTGTCCTGGCCTCGGCGGCCCAGCAATGGGGCGCGGGCCGGGCCCTGCTGCACGCCGCCACCGAATACGCCAAGCAGCGCAAGCAGTTCGGCAAGCCGATCGGTGAGTTCCAGGCGGTCAAGCAGAAGCTCGCCGACGTCCTCATCGCCCTCGACCTGGCCGAACCGCTGCTGCACCGGGCCGCGCTGACCTTCGAGGACCCGACCCGCTCCCGCGACGTCTCCGCCGCCGCCGTGGCCTGCGACGAGGCCGCCTACTCCGCCGCCCGCGCGGCGCTGCAGGTGCACGGCGCGATCGGCTACACCGCCGAATACGACCTGTCGCTGTGGCTGACCAGGGTCACCGCGCTGCGCTCGGCCTGGGGCACCGCCGCCGCGCATCGCGCCCGCATCGCCGCCGAGCTGCGGCGGGAACGGGGCATCGCATGA
- a CDS encoding acyl-CoA dehydrogenase family protein, translating into MDLDLDQAAREFQREVREFLAANKPAQPLPSMDTAEGFEAHREWERTLAEARLSVVAWPQEYGGRDSSLLDWVLFEQEYYAAQAPGRVSQNGIFLLAPTLFEHGTKEQLDRIMPRMARGDDIWAQAWSEPEAGSDLAGIRSTARRTEGGWLLSGQKTWSSRATFADWAFGLFRSDPEAERHKGLTYVMFPLTAEGVSVRPIPQLDGEPGFAEIFLDEVFVPDRDVIGAPGEGWRVAMSTSSNERGLSLRSPGRFTATASRLIDLWAEHADESDTATRDGVVDAWIRSEAYRLHTWGTVTRLNEGGKLGAESSITKVFWSELDIAMHETALDVLGARAEEASAWTDGYLFSLSGPIYAGTNEIQRNIIAERLLGLPRGSSR; encoded by the coding sequence ATGGATTTGGATCTGGATCAGGCGGCGCGAGAATTCCAACGGGAGGTCAGGGAGTTCCTGGCCGCGAACAAGCCCGCGCAGCCGCTGCCCTCGATGGACACCGCCGAGGGCTTCGAGGCGCACCGCGAGTGGGAGCGCACGCTGGCCGAGGCCAGGCTCTCGGTGGTCGCGTGGCCGCAGGAGTACGGCGGTCGCGACTCCTCGCTGCTCGACTGGGTGCTCTTCGAGCAGGAGTACTACGCCGCGCAGGCCCCGGGGCGGGTCAGCCAGAACGGCATCTTCCTGCTCGCGCCGACGCTGTTCGAGCACGGCACAAAGGAACAACTCGACCGGATCATGCCGCGCATGGCGCGCGGCGACGACATCTGGGCGCAGGCCTGGTCGGAGCCGGAGGCGGGCAGCGACCTGGCAGGCATCCGCTCGACCGCGCGGCGCACCGAGGGCGGCTGGCTGCTCAGCGGGCAGAAGACCTGGAGTTCGCGGGCGACGTTCGCGGACTGGGCTTTCGGCCTGTTCCGCAGCGACCCGGAAGCCGAACGCCACAAGGGCTTGACCTACGTGATGTTCCCGCTCACCGCCGAGGGCGTGTCGGTGCGGCCGATCCCCCAGCTCGACGGTGAGCCCGGTTTCGCCGAGATCTTCCTCGACGAGGTATTCGTCCCCGATCGCGACGTCATCGGCGCGCCCGGCGAGGGCTGGCGGGTGGCGATGAGCACCTCCAGCAACGAGCGCGGCCTCTCGCTGCGCAGTCCCGGCCGGTTCACCGCGACCGCGAGCAGGCTGATCGACCTGTGGGCCGAGCACGCCGACGAATCCGACACCGCCACCCGCGACGGGGTGGTCGACGCGTGGATCCGCAGCGAGGCCTACCGCCTGCACACCTGGGGCACCGTCACCCGCCTGAACGAGGGCGGCAAGCTGGGCGCGGAATCCTCCATCACCAAGGTGTTCTGGTCCGAACTCGACATCGCCATGCACGAGACCGCGCTGGACGTGCTCGGCGCGCGGGCCGAGGAAGCGAGCGCGTGGACCGACGGCTACCTGTTCTCGCTGTCGGGCCCGATCTACGCGGGCACCAACGAGATCCAGCGCAATATCATCGCCGAGCGGCTGCTCGGTCTACCGAGAGGGAGCAGCCGATGA
- a CDS encoding enoyl-CoA hydratase, which translates to MSDQPAGVPDEGEVVTYERRGRVAVITMNRPDYRNAQNSVMTYALDAAFVRAVEDDEVGVIVLAGNGKHFSAGHDIGTPGRDHHVRYENKAVLWWDHVDKAGGDQRFARESEVYLGMCRRWREIPKPTIAMVQGACIAGGLMLAWVCDLIVASEDAFFSDPVVRMGIPGVEYFAHPWMLGPRQAKEFLYTGDRFDAATAKEWGMVNRVVPRADLEAETFALAEKIAAMPRFGLALTKKAVNQAEDLMGMRAGMDSVFGLHHFAHAHNAEVGADSLGGMNARSMRDTATVSEKNAADTNSTDENSAGQNGSSEKAGAAEKNGTA; encoded by the coding sequence ATGTCAGACCAACCCGCCGGGGTGCCCGACGAAGGTGAGGTAGTCACCTACGAGCGGCGCGGCCGAGTCGCCGTCATCACGATGAACCGGCCCGACTACCGCAACGCGCAGAACTCGGTGATGACCTACGCCCTGGACGCGGCCTTCGTGCGCGCGGTCGAGGACGACGAGGTCGGGGTGATCGTGCTGGCGGGCAACGGCAAGCATTTCAGCGCGGGCCACGACATCGGCACCCCCGGGCGCGACCATCACGTGCGCTACGAGAACAAGGCCGTGCTGTGGTGGGACCACGTCGACAAGGCGGGCGGCGATCAGCGTTTCGCGCGCGAGTCCGAGGTCTACCTGGGCATGTGCCGGCGGTGGCGGGAGATTCCCAAGCCGACCATCGCCATGGTGCAGGGCGCGTGCATCGCCGGCGGGCTCATGCTGGCCTGGGTGTGCGACCTGATCGTGGCCTCCGAGGACGCCTTCTTCTCCGATCCGGTGGTGCGCATGGGCATTCCGGGCGTGGAGTACTTCGCCCACCCGTGGATGCTCGGGCCGCGTCAGGCCAAGGAGTTCCTCTACACCGGTGACCGCTTCGACGCCGCGACGGCCAAGGAGTGGGGCATGGTGAACCGGGTGGTGCCGCGCGCGGATCTGGAGGCCGAGACATTCGCGCTGGCCGAGAAGATCGCCGCCATGCCGCGTTTCGGGCTGGCGTTGACCAAGAAGGCGGTCAACCAGGCCGAGGATCTGATGGGCATGCGCGCGGGCATGGACTCGGTGTTCGGCCTGCATCACTTCGCGCACGCGCACAATGCCGAGGTCGGCGCGGATTCGCTGGGCGGGATGAACGCCAGGAGCATGCGCGATACGGCGACCGTCTCCGAGAAGAACGCCGCTGACACGAACAGTACCGACGAGAACAGCGCTGGGCAGAACGGTTCTTCGGAAAAAGCCGGTGCCGCAGAGAAGAACGGGACAGCCTGA
- a CDS encoding FadD3 family acyl-CoA ligase, translating into MTVPAQTTPLALHEAARSYGDAPALADGEVRLDWSGLLAEVQRTARALIARGVRRGDRVAMWAPNTHHWVVAALAAQYAGAALVPLNTRYVADEAADVLARVHPAALFVSGTFLGRDRLAELRAAAPELAIETVVVIPVEPGTSVETDAHTLNWPDLEAAAESVPAEAAEQRAREVSPDDLSDILFTSGTTGRSKGTLVAHRQALSVVRAWAERATLRTDDRYLVVNPFFHNFGYKAGILACVVTGATIVPQVTFDVPQTMRLIGAERITVLPGPPTIYQTILDFPDRASYDLSSLRVAVTGAATVPVVLIERMREELAFDVVLTAYGLSESAGFGTMCDTGDDAATVANTCGRPIPGFELKLAGSGEVLLRGPNIMLGYLDDPEATAEAIDAEGWLHTGDIGTVDERGYLKITDRLKDMYISGGFNVYPAEVEQALARLDGVAESAVVGIPDERMGEVGKAFVVPKPGATLSEDQVIAHAKTVLANFKVPRAIEFRDQLPYSAAGKVLKRQLRDGEKREENS; encoded by the coding sequence GTGACCGTTCCTGCACAGACGACACCGCTGGCCCTGCACGAGGCCGCGCGGTCGTACGGCGACGCGCCCGCGCTCGCCGACGGCGAGGTCCGCCTCGACTGGTCCGGCCTGCTGGCCGAGGTCCAGCGCACAGCACGCGCGCTGATCGCCCGCGGAGTGCGCCGCGGCGACCGGGTGGCGATGTGGGCTCCCAATACCCATCACTGGGTGGTCGCGGCGCTGGCCGCGCAGTACGCGGGCGCGGCGCTGGTGCCGCTGAACACCCGTTATGTCGCCGACGAGGCCGCCGACGTGCTGGCCCGCGTGCATCCGGCGGCGCTGTTCGTCTCGGGCACCTTCCTGGGCCGCGACCGCCTGGCCGAACTGCGCGCGGCCGCGCCGGAACTCGCGATCGAGACGGTCGTGGTGATCCCGGTCGAGCCGGGCACCTCGGTCGAGACCGACGCGCACACGCTGAACTGGCCGGATCTGGAAGCAGCCGCCGAATCGGTGCCTGCCGAGGCGGCCGAGCAGCGGGCACGCGAGGTCTCCCCCGACGACCTGTCCGACATCCTGTTCACCTCCGGCACCACCGGCCGCAGCAAAGGCACATTGGTGGCCCATCGCCAGGCGCTGTCGGTGGTGCGCGCCTGGGCCGAGCGCGCGACGCTGCGCACCGACGACCGCTACCTGGTGGTCAACCCGTTCTTCCACAACTTCGGATACAAGGCGGGCATTCTGGCCTGTGTGGTCACCGGGGCGACGATCGTCCCGCAGGTCACCTTCGACGTGCCGCAGACCATGCGGCTCATCGGTGCCGAGCGGATCACCGTGCTGCCCGGCCCGCCGACGATCTACCAGACCATCCTCGATTTCCCCGACCGCGCCTCCTACGACCTGAGTTCGCTACGGGTCGCGGTGACCGGCGCGGCCACCGTGCCGGTGGTGCTGATCGAGCGGATGCGCGAGGAACTGGCCTTCGACGTGGTGCTCACCGCCTACGGCCTGTCGGAGTCCGCCGGATTCGGCACCATGTGCGACACCGGCGACGACGCGGCCACCGTGGCCAACACCTGCGGCAGGCCCATTCCCGGGTTCGAACTGAAACTCGCCGGCTCCGGCGAGGTGTTGCTGCGGGGCCCGAACATCATGCTCGGCTATCTCGACGATCCCGAGGCCACCGCCGAGGCCATCGACGCCGAGGGCTGGCTGCACACCGGCGACATCGGCACCGTCGACGAGCGCGGATATCTGAAGATCACCGACCGGCTCAAGGACATGTACATCAGCGGCGGCTTCAACGTCTATCCCGCCGAGGTCGAACAGGCCCTGGCACGGCTGGACGGCGTGGCCGAATCCGCGGTCGTCGGGATTCCGGACGAGCGGATGGGCGAGGTCGGCAAGGCGTTCGTGGTGCCCAAGCCCGGCGCCACGCTCTCCGAGGACCAGGTCATCGCGCACGCCAAAACCGTGCTGGCCAATTTCAAGGTGCCGCGCGCGATCGAGTTCCGCGACCAGTTGCCCTACAGCGCGGCCGGGAAAGTGCTCAAGCGGCAGCTCCGTGACGGCGAAAAACGTGAGGAGAATTCGTAA